CGTCTTCCGGCCCCGAGATCAGCCGCGGATTGGTTCGCGCCCATGGGTCATCCATTGTCAGGCGAGCGAGGCGATCAAATTGATCGCGATGCACTCCTACGTCCTTGAGTGTATTAGGTAAGCCAAGTTCATGTATCAGTTCCGCTACTAGTTCAGCCGCAGGGCGCGTCGTATCGCCCAGCGCCGTGCTGACATGCTTCTGACGATCCGGATTGACTGCGGCGTTCCATCTTAGAACGTGCGGCAGCATTACGCATGATGTCAGGCCGTGCGCTACTCCCGCCGATCCTCCGAGAATATGACCAATCGCATGGCTCGCTCCCTTGTTAACGCCGCCTTGAGACCCGATCAGAGAGAGCCAGACACCCACCATGCTCTGCAACCTCGCGTCGAGGTCTAACGGATCGCGCATGGTCTGCCTGAGACTTTCGGAGAGTAACTTCAACGCGTGGATCGACGCTGCATCCGAAAGCGGCTGGCCGCTTACCGAACAAATGTCCTCCACGGCGTGGTCCACCGCTCTGATTCCGGTCGAGAGCCAAAGCTGCTCGGGCGTATGCGTCGTGATCGCGGGGTCCAGGATGACCGACAAAGGAATCATCTCGGGATGGCCATACCCCTCCTTGATACCTTGGTCCAAATCCGATCCGCCGGCATAAGCTGTAAATTCCGCGCCGGACAGGGTTGTCGGTATTGCTATCATTCGTAAGCGGAGCGGCACTGCCTCGGTCGGTTCGGCACGCTTTCTCTTGAATCGTGCGAGATCGTTTGGGCCGGAGGCGTTCAACGCCGCCGCCAACTGCATGATTTTTACACCGTCGATTACGGACCCTCCGCCGATTGCAACAAGAATATCCGCATCGCGAAGCTTCACCGCCTGCAATAGTACAAAAACGTCGTTCAGGGGCGTATGGGCACGTATCCCATGCTCCAGTCCGACAAGCTTAGCACCCAATGTGCGGGAAAGGTCCGCGTTCAGCGACGTCGAGCGTAATAGAGTGGAACTGGCGACGACAAAAACGCGTCGCGCGCCGAGCCGATCCACCTCTGCGTTCAGCTTCGCCGCCCAAGGCAGGCCATAGTGAACAATATCCGTACGCGGGTAGGAGTAAGAGCCTCTCCGGACCGGATGCTCGATTGATCCAACCGACGCAGTCGGCCTCGGCTTGGTATCGGCCATCGACGCTTTCCTCGCTGTTATGTTCGAGGCAAGTCAGATACACGCAAGGGTGACAGCTTAATATGGAAGCTTGGCGACTTCCATATACATGGAAATCTGAGATCTGTTGCATATACCGATTGATTTTTGCGCCTGTCTGTCCGCTTCTTCAATCGACGCTAGCGCTGCAACTTACGGGCTGCGCATCCAGCGCGTCAGAATGCGTCCCGGAGCGGGTATAGATGGAACGGGCCTGGTACGATATCGGCGACGTCAAAATTACGCGCATCGACGAACTTCGTCTTACGATCGATCCAAAATCCCTGTTCCGGTCGTGGGACCGTGGAAGTGTCGCGCATTGCCTACCGGCGATGACACCGCATCTGATAACCGACACCGAGCAACTCCGAAGCAGCGTGCATGTATGGCTTGCGAAAACTCCTCATGGCGCCGTTCTCATCGATGCAGGAGTCGGCAACGGGAAACAACGCCCAGCCTTTCCGCCGTTTCACATGCTGGAGACACAGTTCCTTGCAAATTTGGTCGCCGCGGGCGTCGAACCTGCTGACGTGCGACACGTCTTGATAA
The Bradyrhizobium sp. KBS0727 genome window above contains:
- a CDS encoding iron-containing alcohol dehydrogenase: MADTKPRPTASVGSIEHPVRRGSYSYPRTDIVHYGLPWAAKLNAEVDRLGARRVFVVASSTLLRSTSLNADLSRTLGAKLVGLEHGIRAHTPLNDVFVLLQAVKLRDADILVAIGGGSVIDGVKIMQLAAALNASGPNDLARFKRKRAEPTEAVPLRLRMIAIPTTLSGAEFTAYAGGSDLDQGIKEGYGHPEMIPLSVILDPAITTHTPEQLWLSTGIRAVDHAVEDICSVSGQPLSDAASIHALKLLSESLRQTMRDPLDLDARLQSMVGVWLSLIGSQGGVNKGASHAIGHILGGSAGVAHGLTSCVMLPHVLRWNAAVNPDRQKHVSTALGDTTRPAAELVAELIHELGLPNTLKDVGVHRDQFDRLARLTMDDPWARTNPRLISGPEDVRALLEAASG